One part of the Coffea eugenioides isolate CCC68of chromosome 10, Ceug_1.0, whole genome shotgun sequence genome encodes these proteins:
- the LOC113749779 gene encoding 12-oxophytodienoate reductase 1-like has product MEQKIDNGREEEQPIPLLTPYKMGPFQLSHRVVLAPLTRQRSYGNVPQPHAALYYSQRTTKGGFLIAEATGVSDTAQGYTDTPGIWTKEHVEAWKPIVDAVHAKGGIIFCQLWHVGRVSNYDAQPNGQAPISSTDKALTPRVQSNSTGFDLEYYSPPRRLRKEEIPNIVNDFRLAAINAIEAGFDGVEIHGAHGYLIEQFMKDEANDRTDEYGGSMENRCRFALEIVEAVSNAIGPLRVGIRLSPFTYFNDSADSNPNALGLYMAEALNKYGILYLHMVDPKLRFNPNFKRHDGSLLPMRKAFKGTFLAAGGYLREDGNEAIAEHGADLIAYGRWFLSNPDLPRRFELNAPLTKYDSSTFYISDPVIGYTDYPFLETTTA; this is encoded by the exons ATGGAGCAGAAGATTGATAATGGACGAGAAGAAGAGCAACCAATTCCTTTACTAACTCCATACAAAATGGGGCCTTTCCAGCTTTCTCATAG AGTTGTTTTGGCACCTCTGACAAGGCAAAGATCATATGGAAATGTACCACAACCCCATGCTGCATTGTACTACTCTCAAAGAACTACCAAAGGCGGTTTCCTGATAGCTGAAGCCACAGGAGTTTCTGATACAGCCCAAGG GTATACAGATACACCTGGTATCTGGACGAAGGAACATGTTGAGGCCTGGAAACCCATTGTTGATGCTGTCCATGCCAAAGGCGGTATAATCTTTTGCCAGCTTTGGCATGTGGGAAGAGTTTCTAATTATG ATGCTCAGCCTAATGGACAGGCTCCAATCTCATCTACAGATAAAGCGTTAACTCCCCGCGTTCAGTCAAATAGTACTGGTTTTGATTTAGAATATTATTCACCTCCTCGAAGATTGAGGAAAGAAGAGATTCCTAACATCGTCAATGATTTTAGGCTCGCTGCAATTAATGCTATTGAAGCTG GATTTGATGGGGTGGAGATCCATGGGGCGCATGGCTATCTAATAGAGCAATTCATGAAAGACGAAGCAAATGATCGGACGGACGAATACGGAGGTTCCATGGAGAACAGGTGCAGATTTGCTCTGGAAATCGTTGAAGCTGTTTCCAATGCAATTGGACCTCTTAGAGTTGGGATAAGGCTTTCACCCTTCACATATTTCAATGATAGCGCCGATTCAAATCCAAATGCTTTAGGCCTTTACATGGCTGAAGCCCTGAATAAATATGGGATTCTGTACTTGCACATGGTTGATCCAAAACTCAGGTTCAATCCAAACTTTAAACGCCATGATGGCAGTCTTTTGCCGATGAGAAAGGCATTCAAGGGAACTTTCTTGGCTGCTGGTGGTTATCTAAGGGAAGATGGCAATGAAGCTATAGCAGAACATGGGGCTGATCTCATTGCTTACGGACGATGGTTCTTGTCCAATCCTGATTTGCCCAGAAGATTTGAGTTAAATGCTCCTCTGACCAAGTATGACAGCTCTACTTTTTATATATCTGATCCTGTTATTGGCTACACTGATTATCCATTTCTCGAGACCACGACTGCCTGA